Within Metabacillus sp. KUDC1714, the genomic segment ATTTCCGCTTACAATTCTTGTTTGCTTTTTTCTTGTGATGACGGTCCTTTTTCATATGGTTATGGTTGTGGGTAAAATATATCATCCTTAGTAATTTAACACTTTTTTTCATTTTTCTACTAAACTACCTGTAAACTCATTCGAAATCTCTCTTCCCCTTGAAAAATGCATTTACTCAAACGATCATCTTCTGACTTCTGTACCATGTTTGAAACATAAAAAGTGCAAAGGGCAAAAGATTACAAAAATGTTCGTAACCTTTTTCCTTTGCACATTATACTTGATTCGACATTATTCAAGCGGTGACAGTCACGCAAATCTATCCTGCCTTCTTAACTGCTTGTCTAACTTCTAAATTTCCAGATCGTTTTAATTTATTCCACCCTACTCGTGTCCCTCTCAGGGCAGCTATAAGAGATTTCCAAGCAACCCACAATAACAAGTAGCGGTAGAAAATCCTTTGCAAGAATAAAGGAATGAGTGGTTTTAGACTTAACTTTTCTAACCGAAACGCGAATAAACAAATGAGAAAATCAGCTAGAAGGTAACAAGCATATAATAATAATGATTTTTCTATATTCCCAGAGAATATTCCCAAAACAAATAAAATATCTATAAATGGTGCGAACAAAGGGAATATAAATTGAAACAGCATCATATTAGGAAGCGCAAGAAAGCCTAGTGATTTATGTTTCATTCCACCGAGAGCCTTTTTATGCTTCCAAAAACATTGTAAAGTTCCAAAGTGCCATCTATAACGTTGTTTAAGAAAATCTCTACTGTTTTCTGGCGCCTCAGTATATGCATATGCCTGTTCATCAATGGCAATTTTATAACCCTTGCGCAGTATTCTTAAAGACATGTCTGTATCTTCTGCCAATGTGTCAGCTGTAAAATACCCAACCTCTTCAATCACTTGTTTACGCCAGGCTCCGATTGCTCCTGGAACAACCGTCACACAATTAAGCATAGCAAAAGCACGTTTTTCTAAATTAAAACCTGTTACATACTCAACATGCTGCCAAATCGTTAATAAATTGCGCATGTTTCCAACTTTAATATTTCCAGAAACGGCAGCAAGCTTTTCATCTATGAAATGACCGACAAGCAACGAAATAGCTTCAGGTGAAACAATGGTATCTGCATCAATGGCGATAATAATATCACCATTTGCCTTTTTAATCCCTTTATTAATCGCTGAGGCTTTTCCTCCGTTTTTCTTATGAATAAGATACAACTTTTCATTATTATCAAAATTCTCAGTTACAACCGTTGAGGTTTGATCTTTAGAACCATCATCTACAACAATTACTTCAAAATTTTCATAATTGCTTTTTAAAACTGACTCAACTGTCCTACTTATAACCTTCTCTTCATTGTAGGCAGCAATAACGACACTGACAGGTGGTTGAAATGAATGTCCTACACTCGACAATTGAGTACGTTTTTTATGCTTAAATCCTAAATAAATAAGGATAGAAAGACGAATAGTGAAAATAAATAACACACTATAAAATAAAATAAAAATAATGTTGTTAAAAGTTGCTACACTGATCAAGGCAACTTTGATGCCCTGTATCAACGGGTTTTCTACTTTTGTAACAGGAGGCATGATGCGTTCTTTCGTTGTACCCATCAGTTCACTAACTGTAACAAATTTATACCCTTTACTTTGTAATTTTTCAATGATTTCAGGCAGTGCTTGAACTGTTGCCGTTCTGTCTCCACCACCATCATGAAGTAAAATGATATCACCTGTAGATGCATGTTTCAGTACAGTATCAACGATTTCATTACTATTGTTTGTTTTCCAATCCTTTGAATCAATATCGTAATTCACCGTGATATAGCCCATTTGATTGATATCCTTCATTTGTTGAAATGTGGATTCCCCATAAATATTCTGATTATCCCCATTATCTGTATAATGGTATTCTCCAAATGGAGGTCTGTACAATAAGGGCGACCGTTCGGTAATACCTTGAATAATGCGCTCAGTCGTATTTAATTCCAGTTTAAATTGAGTATTCGATACCTTATTCATATTTGAATGAGAGTACGTATGATTACCTATTTCGTGGCCTTCTTTATATATTTGCTCCACAACATCTGGATTAAGTTTTGCATGTTTCCCAACTAGAAAGAATGTCG encodes:
- a CDS encoding glycosyltransferase; this translates as MYKRISNFIYSRRKTKTTNINLDDKAGNFVFENGSNKRWGILLSVFSIMVIFAVLVTFLVGLSIYFNPVLPKWKTKEINEYSTISQSEKRDVDHSSSLHTAADEKFLNSNIMNNNDFYAFYVNWDVNSKRSLMRNIDQIDVLIPQWFHVNKKLELKSDIQKDIGELAKKHNTKVLPLINNAVDGQWSQEIIHNLLNSPKAQSELIKNLHEQIKKHGYDGINIDFENINKSDRDLLTNFMKELYSTFHNDGLLVTIDVPPANEAFDYQNLEKYSDRMILMLYDESFINPGPIASSSWFKENLSKISKDKLIVSLGNYGYDWDWEKKQGGKAISFEEIMRLAEKANLKIQWDDMSKNPYIQYKENNKSHELWFLDSVTFYNQWKTAISSGAKGVALWRLGTEDPSLWDVVKGNKIDQLHAVKNGDITYSYGEGSILRTKRDQQAGERNIEFDDSGFISRESYLSIPRASEIERLSKPSDKEIVLTFDDGPDPKYTKEILKILKEYQIKSTFFLVGKHAKLNPDVVEQIYKEGHEIGNHTYSHSNMNKVSNTQFKLELNTTERIIQGITERSPLLYRPPFGEYHYTDNGDNQNIYGESTFQQMKDINQMGYITVNYDIDSKDWKTNNSNEIVDTVLKHASTGDIILLHDGGGDRTATVQALPEIIEKLQSKGYKFVTVSELMGTTKERIMPPVTKVENPLIQGIKVALISVATFNNIIFILFYSVLFIFTIRLSILIYLGFKHKKRTQLSSVGHSFQPPVSVVIAAYNEEKVISRTVESVLKSNYENFEVIVVDDGSKDQTSTVVTENFDNNEKLYLIHKKNGGKASAINKGIKKANGDIIIAIDADTIVSPEAISLLVGHFIDEKLAAVSGNIKVGNMRNLLTIWQHVEYVTGFNLEKRAFAMLNCVTVVPGAIGAWRKQVIEEVGYFTADTLAEDTDMSLRILRKGYKIAIDEQAYAYTEAPENSRDFLKQRYRWHFGTLQCFWKHKKALGGMKHKSLGFLALPNMMLFQFIFPLFAPFIDILFVLGIFSGNIEKSLLLYACYLLADFLICLFAFRLEKLSLKPLIPLFLQRIFYRYLLLWVAWKSLIAALRGTRVGWNKLKRSGNLEVRQAVKKAG